One segment of Panthera leo isolate Ple1 chromosome A3, P.leo_Ple1_pat1.1, whole genome shotgun sequence DNA contains the following:
- the FOXS1 gene encoding forkhead box protein S1, producing the protein MQQQPLPGPLAPAAEPTKPPYSYIALIAMAIQSSPGQRATLSGIYRYIMGRFAFYRHNRPGWQNSIRHNLSLNECFVKVPRDDRKPGKGSYWTLDPDCHDMFEHGSFLRRRRRFTRRAGAEGAKGPAKARRGPLRVTSQDLGVPDATTGRQCPFPPELPEPKGLSFGGLVGALPATVCPATTDARPRPPMEPKEMPAPKPAGPGELPVAPSSSPCPAYGFPAGFSEAEGFSKAPTPILTPEAGVGSSYQCRLQALNFCMGTDPGLEHLLASAAPSPAPPTPPASLRAPLPLPADPKEPWVAGSFSVQGGSSYPLGLTPCLYRTPGMFFFE; encoded by the coding sequence ATGCAGCAACAGCCCCTGCCTGGGCCCTTGGCCCCTGCGGCTGAGCCGACCAAGCCTCCCTACAGCTACATAGCTCTGATTGCCATGGCCATCCAGAGCTCCCCAGGACAGCGGGCCACGCTCAGCGGCATTTACCGCTACATCATGGGCCGCTTCGCCTTCTATCGCCACAACCGGCCCGGCTGGCAGAACAGCATCCGCCACAACCTGTCACTCAATGAGTGCTTTGTCAAGGTGCCCCGTGATGACCGCAAGCCAGGCAAGGGCAGCTATTGGACGCTGGACCCCGACTGCCACGACATGTTTGAGCACGGCAGCTTCCTGCGCCGACGCCGACGCTTCACCCGGCGAGCAGGTGCCGAGGGAGCCAAGGGCCCTGCCAAGGCACGCCGTGGACCCCTCAGAGTGACCAGCCAGGATCTGGGAGTCCCCGACGCCACAACTGGCAGGCAGTGCCCGTTCCCGCCGGAGCTGCCAGAGCCCAAGGGCCTAAGCTTCGGGGGTCTGGTGGGGGCCTTGCCAGCTACCGTGTGCCCTGCAACCACTGACGCCAGGCCTCGGCCACCCATGGAGCCCAAAGAGATGCCCGCACCTAAGCCTGCAGGCCCGGGGGAGCTCCCTGTGGCCCCCTCGTCTTCCCCGTGCCCAGCATATGGCTTTCCTGCTGGCTTCTCTGAGGCTGAGGGTTTCAGTAAGGCCCCCACGCCCATCTTGACCCCAGAGGCGGGCGTTGGGAGCAGCTACCAGTGCCGGCTGCAGGCACTGAATTTCTGCATGGGGACTGACCCAGGCCTTGAACACCTCTTGGCCTCAGCAGCCCCCTCTCCTGCACCACCCACTCCTCCAGCCTCACTCCGGGCCCCGCTGCCCCTGCCAGCTGACCCCAAGGAACCTTGGGTTGCAGGCAGCTTCTCTGTCCAGGGAGGTTCCAGCTACCCATTGGGGCTGACCCCCTGCCTATACCGGACACCAGGAATGTTCTTCTTTGAGTGA